A stretch of Gemmatimonas aurantiaca T-27 DNA encodes these proteins:
- a CDS encoding M55 family metallopeptidase: protein MVRSLSRVLIASLLAGSAAFPVASAAQGARKIYISVDMEGISGINSDNQTSATGNEYGRARRLMVEDANAAIRGAFEGGATEVVVNDSHGSQRNILPEDLDPRARLISHSFKRHGMMEGLDSTFDAVLFVGYHAKAGTPRGVFAHTGSGVVRDLEVNGLSVGEGGMNALLARWYGVPVLLVTGDDVAVEEQKATAPNVRGVVVKRAINTRAVELRPLAEARHEIQQAAKDVVAASRKGRPERAAQYTVRMTFPNPNIPEVATAFREIKLVSPTTVEFSRESMPDAYRLIRVLYRFINPD, encoded by the coding sequence ATGGTGCGTTCGCTGTCCCGCGTCCTGATTGCCAGCCTCCTCGCAGGCTCGGCCGCATTCCCTGTTGCCAGTGCCGCACAGGGCGCCCGCAAGATCTACATCTCCGTGGACATGGAGGGGATCAGCGGCATCAACAGCGACAACCAGACCTCGGCCACCGGCAATGAGTATGGTCGCGCACGGAGGCTGATGGTGGAGGACGCCAACGCCGCCATTCGTGGCGCATTCGAGGGCGGCGCGACCGAGGTCGTGGTGAACGATTCCCATGGCAGCCAGCGCAACATCCTGCCCGAAGACCTCGATCCGCGTGCTCGCCTGATCAGCCACAGCTTCAAGCGACATGGCATGATGGAGGGGCTCGACTCCACCTTCGACGCGGTGCTGTTCGTGGGCTATCACGCCAAGGCGGGCACGCCGCGTGGCGTGTTTGCCCACACGGGTTCTGGCGTGGTGCGTGATCTGGAAGTGAACGGCCTGTCGGTGGGGGAGGGCGGCATGAACGCCCTGCTGGCTCGCTGGTATGGTGTGCCGGTGCTGCTGGTGACCGGCGACGATGTGGCGGTCGAGGAGCAGAAGGCGACGGCTCCCAATGTGCGCGGCGTAGTCGTGAAGCGCGCTATCAACACCCGAGCCGTGGAGCTGCGGCCGCTGGCCGAGGCGCGCCATGAGATTCAGCAGGCCGCGAAGGACGTGGTGGCGGCCTCGCGAAAGGGGCGCCCGGAGCGGGCGGCGCAGTATACCGTGCGCATGACCTTCCCCAATCCCAACATCCCCGAAGTGGCCACGGCCTTTCGCGAGATCAAGCTGGTGTCGCCCACGACCGTGGAGTTTTCGCGCGAGTCGATGCCAGACGCCTATCGTCTGATCCGGGTGCTGTACCGGTTCATCAATCCGGATTGA
- a CDS encoding outer membrane beta-barrel protein — MSRTRFRSMPRLAAAAVALFATFSATRVEAQADAGSTKGLFFGLQYAGASVSVKDAAEDLKFGSGFGLHAGLGISDNVAVLVNFDRSAVTRRGNSDDLTLKQYDALLRMYLLPGASSPVRVFATAGATGRAADRSTKFEGIAPTAGAGVHLGITPHIAITGTALWTFGNLTRLDDITGGSTTKEDFRSTGTRVQVGASLYLFR; from the coding sequence ATGTCACGCACTCGCTTTCGTTCGATGCCGCGCCTCGCGGCGGCCGCCGTCGCGCTGTTCGCCACGTTCTCCGCCACCCGCGTTGAAGCACAGGCCGATGCCGGCAGCACCAAGGGACTGTTCTTCGGACTGCAATACGCCGGCGCATCCGTATCCGTGAAGGACGCGGCCGAAGACCTCAAGTTTGGCAGTGGCTTCGGTTTGCACGCCGGTCTCGGCATCAGTGACAACGTCGCGGTGCTCGTGAACTTCGACCGCAGCGCGGTGACCCGTCGCGGGAATTCCGACGACCTGACGCTCAAGCAGTACGATGCGCTTCTGCGCATGTATCTGCTGCCGGGCGCGAGTTCGCCGGTGCGAGTGTTCGCCACGGCCGGTGCCACGGGCCGGGCCGCCGATCGCAGTACCAAGTTCGAGGGGATCGCCCCGACGGCCGGCGCGGGCGTCCATCTGGGCATCACACCGCATATCGCCATCACGGGCACGGCCCTCTGGACCTTCGGTAACCTGACCCGCCTGGATGACATCACCGGCGGATCCACGACCAAAGAAGACTTCAGGTCCACAGGCACCCGTGTGCAGGTGGGCGCGTCACTCTACCTTTTCCGGTAG
- a CDS encoding FAD-dependent oxidoreductase: MAATDVTDPQFYHRVVDCQWACPAHTNVPGYIRLIAQGRYTESYLLNRESNVFPGILGRTCDRPCEPACRRGRVEEKPVAICRLKRVAADHRDDIRAFLPKAPSTKNGKRVALVGAGPSALTVANDLLPLGYDVTIFERNAQPGGLMRINIPSFRLPAKVLDDECGYIIDMGANMQYGTEVQSLKGLLDDGYDAVYVGTGAPKGKELDIPGRSDAPEQVHIGIEWLANVHFGHIEKIEPRVVIIGVGNTAMDCCRTAKRVGATDVKVIARRGRKHFKASPWELEDAEEEQVEIIENHAPKRMVVENGTLVGMEFEVLEWTEDANGKQSSRVVDTVIIPCDAVILAIGQDNSFPWIERDIGVEFDSRGMPKVDKATHQSTHPKVFFGGDAAWGPENIIWAVAHGHQAAISIDLQCQGQDVNERPPYGMTLVSAKVGMHSWAFDNDYESQKRAKMQHEELVKRFSDLDIEVELGFSAEQTAAEVGRCLNCDIQTGFTASACIECDACVDICPTSCLTITTNGTPIDELRTRLSAPALNTSQPIYLSEQLPQTKRIMVKDEDVCLHCGLCAERCPTAAWDMQIFDLKKPVAGMAYA, translated from the coding sequence ATGGCAGCAACGGACGTCACGGACCCGCAATTCTATCATCGGGTCGTGGACTGTCAGTGGGCCTGTCCGGCTCACACCAATGTTCCGGGCTACATCCGTCTCATCGCGCAGGGCCGATACACGGAATCGTATCTGCTCAATCGTGAATCGAACGTATTCCCCGGAATCCTCGGCCGTACCTGCGACCGTCCGTGCGAGCCCGCATGCCGTCGCGGTCGTGTCGAAGAAAAACCCGTTGCCATTTGTCGACTCAAGCGCGTCGCGGCCGATCATCGCGACGACATCCGTGCGTTTCTTCCGAAAGCACCTTCGACAAAAAACGGGAAGCGTGTTGCCCTCGTCGGCGCGGGTCCGTCGGCACTGACGGTCGCCAACGATCTGCTGCCCCTCGGCTACGACGTCACGATCTTCGAACGCAATGCGCAGCCCGGTGGGCTCATGCGCATCAACATTCCGTCGTTCCGACTGCCGGCCAAGGTACTCGACGATGAGTGTGGGTACATCATCGACATGGGTGCCAACATGCAGTACGGCACCGAGGTGCAGAGCCTCAAGGGCCTGCTCGATGATGGCTACGATGCGGTGTATGTCGGCACCGGCGCGCCGAAGGGCAAGGAACTCGACATCCCCGGCCGCTCCGATGCACCTGAACAAGTGCACATCGGCATCGAGTGGCTCGCCAACGTGCACTTCGGGCATATCGAAAAGATCGAACCGCGTGTGGTGATCATCGGCGTGGGCAATACCGCCATGGATTGCTGTCGCACGGCCAAGCGCGTGGGAGCCACCGATGTGAAGGTGATCGCGCGTCGCGGACGCAAACATTTCAAGGCGTCGCCGTGGGAACTCGAAGACGCCGAAGAAGAACAGGTCGAGATCATCGAGAACCACGCGCCCAAGCGCATGGTGGTGGAGAACGGCACGCTCGTCGGCATGGAGTTCGAAGTGCTCGAGTGGACCGAAGACGCCAACGGCAAGCAGTCGAGCCGGGTGGTGGACACCGTCATCATTCCGTGTGACGCGGTCATTCTCGCGATTGGTCAGGACAACTCGTTCCCCTGGATCGAGCGTGACATCGGGGTGGAATTCGATTCGCGCGGCATGCCCAAGGTCGACAAGGCCACGCATCAGAGCACACACCCCAAGGTGTTCTTCGGCGGCGACGCGGCGTGGGGCCCGGAGAACATCATCTGGGCCGTGGCGCACGGACACCAGGCCGCGATCTCCATCGATCTGCAGTGTCAGGGTCAGGATGTGAACGAGCGGCCGCCCTATGGCATGACGCTCGTCAGTGCCAAGGTCGGCATGCACAGTTGGGCCTTCGACAACGACTACGAGTCACAGAAGCGCGCGAAGATGCAGCACGAAGAACTCGTGAAGCGCTTCAGCGATCTCGACATCGAAGTGGAACTCGGCTTTTCGGCCGAGCAAACGGCGGCTGAGGTTGGTCGCTGCCTGAATTGTGATATTCAGACCGGCTTTACGGCGTCGGCATGCATCGAGTGTGATGCCTGCGTCGATATCTGCCCAACGAGCTGCCTGACCATCACCACCAACGGCACGCCCATCGATGAGCTGCGCACGCGCCTCTCGGCGCCGGCACTCAACACGTCCCAGCCGATCTATCTCTCTGAACAACTGCCCCAGACCAAGCGTATCATGGTGAAGGACGAGGATGTCTGCCTTCACTGCGGACTCTGTGCGGAACGCTGCCCCACGGCAGCCTGGGACATGCAGATATTCGACCTCAAGAAGCCCGTTGCCGGGATGGCCTACGCATGA
- a CDS encoding 2-oxoacid:acceptor oxidoreductase subunit alpha, which produces MSGINDFAFKIGTVNGTGSASANGLLMQAIFRMGIPVSGKNIFPSNIQGLPTWYEIRVSKDGYMARPSEVDLVVALNPATYAKDVATVRPGGYLLYDSSWPLDPDLVREGITIMGIPFGRLCVENFQGDRDRTLLRNIVYAGSLAALLGIDMDVVSKMLEEKYGKKPKLLTSNHKAIQLGYEYAKAHFTCPLPFSLEKMDHTSDSILIDGNTACALGAVYAGATVGAWYPITPATALMEQFKAFCDKFRVDKETGAHNYAILQAEDELSAAGIIIGAGWAGARAFTNTSGPGISLMQEFIGLAYYTDIPAVFFDIQRCGPATGMPTRTQQADLLSLAYASHGDTKHLVIFPANPGEAFEMSVQSFDLAERFQTPVFVATDLDIGMNDWMVKRFTWDDSYTPDRGKVLHKEDLEKIQKFSRYLDVDGDGIAARTLPGVGGKGAYFVRGSGHDKHAAYTEDSDAYQELVDRLKRKFEHAATAMPKPVFTLQDGADVGLVTLGGCDAAVREAADKLRAQGIVADVMRVRAFPFGAEVKDFFSRHERVFVIEQNRDAQLRSLLAIELGIPRDSMLSIVDYGGMPLTAKVVVDAVSKKLGALGHVPSTLGATNGVHA; this is translated from the coding sequence ATGAGTGGGATCAACGACTTCGCTTTCAAGATCGGCACTGTCAACGGAACGGGATCCGCCAGCGCCAACGGCCTGCTCATGCAGGCCATCTTCCGCATGGGTATCCCGGTATCGGGCAAGAACATCTTCCCGTCCAACATCCAGGGCCTGCCGACCTGGTATGAGATCCGCGTCTCGAAAGACGGCTACATGGCCCGTCCTTCGGAGGTGGATCTCGTCGTGGCCCTCAATCCGGCCACGTACGCCAAGGACGTGGCGACAGTGCGCCCCGGCGGCTACCTGCTCTACGATTCGTCCTGGCCGCTCGACCCGGACCTCGTGCGTGAAGGGATCACCATCATGGGGATCCCCTTTGGTCGGCTGTGCGTGGAAAACTTCCAGGGCGACCGCGACCGCACACTGCTCCGCAACATCGTGTACGCCGGCTCACTCGCGGCACTGCTCGGCATCGACATGGATGTCGTGAGCAAGATGCTGGAAGAGAAGTACGGCAAGAAGCCCAAGCTGCTGACGTCCAATCACAAGGCCATCCAGCTCGGCTACGAGTACGCCAAAGCGCACTTCACCTGCCCGTTGCCGTTCAGCCTCGAGAAGATGGATCACACCAGTGATTCCATCCTCATCGATGGCAACACCGCCTGCGCGCTCGGTGCGGTGTACGCCGGTGCCACGGTGGGTGCATGGTATCCCATCACGCCGGCCACCGCGTTGATGGAACAGTTCAAGGCATTCTGCGACAAGTTCCGTGTGGACAAGGAGACGGGCGCACACAACTACGCCATTCTCCAGGCGGAAGATGAGCTGTCGGCGGCCGGTATCATCATTGGTGCTGGCTGGGCCGGTGCTCGCGCGTTCACCAACACGTCAGGCCCCGGCATCTCGCTGATGCAGGAATTCATCGGGCTCGCCTACTACACCGACATTCCGGCCGTCTTCTTCGATATCCAGCGCTGCGGGCCGGCCACCGGCATGCCCACGCGGACGCAGCAGGCCGATCTCCTGTCGCTGGCCTATGCGTCCCATGGCGACACCAAACACCTCGTGATTTTCCCGGCCAATCCGGGAGAGGCGTTCGAGATGTCGGTGCAATCGTTTGATCTCGCCGAACGTTTCCAGACGCCGGTGTTCGTGGCCACCGATCTCGACATCGGCATGAACGACTGGATGGTCAAGCGCTTCACCTGGGACGACAGCTACACGCCAGATCGCGGTAAGGTGCTGCACAAGGAAGATCTGGAGAAGATTCAGAAGTTCTCGCGGTACCTCGATGTGGATGGTGACGGCATCGCGGCCCGCACGCTGCCCGGCGTGGGTGGCAAGGGTGCGTATTTTGTGCGCGGCTCCGGCCACGACAAACACGCCGCCTACACCGAAGACTCCGACGCCTATCAGGAGCTCGTCGATCGCCTGAAGCGAAAGTTCGAGCACGCAGCGACGGCGATGCCAAAGCCCGTGTTCACGCTGCAGGACGGCGCCGACGTGGGCCTGGTCACGCTGGGTGGCTGTGATGCGGCAGTGCGTGAGGCCGCAGACAAGCTGCGAGCTCAGGGCATCGTGGCAGACGTGATGCGCGTGCGCGCCTTCCCCTTCGGAGCAGAAGTGAAGGACTTCTTCTCGCGCCACGAACGCGTGTTCGTGATCGAGCAGAATCGCGATGCGCAACTGCGGTCGCTGCTCGCCATCGAACTCGGCATCCCGCGCGATTCCATGCTGTCCATCGTCGACTACGGCGGCATGCCCCTGACGGCCAAGGTGGTCGTCGATGCGGTGTCCAAGAAGCTAGGCGCCCTGGGCCATGTGCCCTCCACGTTGGGCGCCACCAACGGAGTGCACGCATGA